A segment of the Dunckerocampus dactyliophorus isolate RoL2022-P2 chromosome 19, RoL_Ddac_1.1, whole genome shotgun sequence genome:
CGAGTAACTGACTGCAACTGAAACCGTCTCTCAAGTCGGAATTGTGGTACAAGGATCGACTtcagtaacattttaatattcagAACCGTCATAGTgaagcgtaaaaagaagcacTTTTAATAGTAAAACGTAAAAACAATGTCGATTGGTGAACCCaacattgaatcggaatggtggtttgaggtttaatttggaccctgtgttcagcaggttactgagaccgaaacccacagctcttagtcttgcaaatgaggtggagccagggccgagccagaacaatagacgctaacgagccagtatcagagtcgttcatacccaactcagggagcgacacttcccttttatcggaggtgctaatggcaggagaggattataccactactccgcccaggcttagtgtaaggaaccaataggaggagggtgttggcacaccaattccgcccactcttactgtatttagggcctaggctaccagcacttattagttcgctgacgaagctctttggatgaggagcgaaacgtccgacaccttcttcacagaagtacagatgacgtctcaagaagcctttccctcgatggacaactcctgtacgactgagagcctacacagacgcaatgTCGATTACTGCTTGCTGGCTTGCATAAATACTTCATGAAGCTCACTTTGTGGTGCAGATTCTGTCTTGTTTGATTGCAAATGGacgtcccgatccacattttttggcttccgatccgatacgacttttttttttttaatagtgttGCCGATCCAATAccgattcattttttttaaataagcttttcttacaaacatgaatttgtggaactgaatatgcttatgaaaatagctcttgaaagcattaaaaataatgcaaccaaagtattgctgaattgacttttttgttacacagcagaCCAACGATATTTCTTGGCTTTTGTAAcgaacctctgtgagtcaggtccctaaccCAATAAAAGATCTAATAAAAGTTCTCccaataaaatatcaaatttgataaaatgggcgtgcaaaatacttttacttcaatttgtggtgtgatttagaatatatgacttttttttaacaaactctgtTCAGCTCGGTAGCGCTGaatagctacggagccgaatgtccaacgtgaaactaccTTCAGCACGGTAAACCGCCATGAACggcggtgttgcgttttcttgcTCTTGCGCGTGGCGGGCGtggagtggcaaccagctctgAGGCGCATTGCCGCACCTACCATGTCCGAGTGTGGCTCACAGCTACGAaagttatacggcaaccggatcggcccgatcttgtggcggaagccgatatcaTCCTGTCtgaagattaagaagaaagtttccttttttttttttatgcaaagatagggtttaaaaaaaagagagaaaagaagTTCATACTACTTTTCCACCCATatgacaaagatgagatgcagtttttgtcttgaaatatagaAAACTTCTCAGCATATCGACATGTGCTGCTTTGCAAAGTttacaaagttgcatcctttcacttttcactgtgtggccctcgctggaaaacgtttggccaCCCCCGCTGTATTTGTTGGCCTGTGTCGTACCGGAGCATCTCTACATCACGTCTGAGGCGACAGACCCGAGAATAAACCACGCCATCATCATCGTGGCCGCCGTATCTGTACATGCGTTATACCCAGAATATCAACTTTACAGATTTCAGATGTCATCATCACGGTGATGCATCGCCGTTATAAATGGTTCAGCAGTAGCGACTCCCGGCTTAGCGAGGCGGGGTGGGGGGTCACACGATAGGCTCTGATGGCGTTAGCTCGATGATACTGTAGCCACGGTAGCCGTGGTGAAGTCATTCTTGGCCCCCGCTTCCCGGCAGGTGACGGCTGCCAGCACCCTTGACATACATTTAACGTACACGCACACCCGCCAAATCTGCACTCAAATACTGCGGCGATGACAGAGCTAAAGCAGTAGAGCGTGAAGGTTCAGTCTATAAGAGTGCATAATGGAAGCTTGATTAAAGTCGTAAATAATCCTGCACAATAAAGCCGTAGACGAGGGCCTCCGGGTGGCGAAAGATGCGTGACAGGACTATTCGTGGAGGGTATGGACACCCAATACTGTGGGGTTTGCTGCAGTGTGAGGAGAGGGGCTGCCGGGAGGCGTCGGACCACAATATGACGGCACAAATAAGCCTTTAAGGTGGCTCATCAAACTTCAATCTTGTGAGACTTTAGCTCGGTGAGCATCTAAAGCAGGGGCGTCCCAGCCTTTTCAAGCGAGGACCatatggtgaaaaatgaaaggatgcaagttcaccactttgatattttgtaaagatatgctaagaggttatctacatttcaagaaaaaactgcatctcagctttgtcatatagtgTAGGtgtaaaagcctgttattagtattattagcaTCAGTTtcactctttgctgtttttcctcatctttgctgtttttttgaattttcaaaatatttcaaattttttcttaatcttcataaattttgtttttgcaatatttttacaactttattcccatcatattttgactttactttattttgttttgtgtttctcatattacaaaaataatgtattttttgttaatatttcaactctgtgctaataaaatattatttttccttataatatggGTTCATTCTCCTACAAtggcaacatttttctctttacaatttttttctcttaatattttgagtttgttattgtaaaattactgcagatttttccatttttactgttttttttttttagttttcttgttaaaagatATTTTAAGAAagtgactgaagtatcaaaagtatcgacaTTTTGATTGAAGAATGGGTTTCTgcgcatgaagagctggtatcagaGGTATCAACGTTTTGATATGAGAATGGGTTTCTGCGCATGAAGCGCTGGTATCGGAGGTATCgacattttgatttgagaatggGTTTCTGcacatgaagagctggtatcggaagtatcgatatttcagtatcaattCACACATTACTAGCATGAAGTCATCCATTGCaggatagagtgaaaaaatgttcacctcccatcccgtgtggaagtggtaagtgtctggcttcttaagtttagaataaataaaattcaaggctaactggttagcttgctagcggccgtctcaagtccctgcagcataagtgtTGCAGTGTGGTggaaacaatgtaaacaatgaataatgggagtgtaaaggtggctgtaggggtgttatttcatgtctacagggctctaatgatgttaaaaactgtaagaAAGTcctaaataggttttctatgcgctaactatggaattattccatttcttgaatcctactttgcaggaaTTCACTTAACGCCGCCgggtcgggaaccaattaaccgctgtaaacgagggacaactgtccCGCCATGACAGGCCATTGAAAGGCTCAGCACTTTTGCTTTGCAATGCACTTTTTCACTTCTTTTTCTACTTGCACGACAGCGTGACTTGgagcactgtacagtatatggagcACTTGAGGGACAGCTATATGTGTGTGAAAACATTGTAAAGCGTCTCCTGTCTGTCTGCGTCTATGGCCTAGAAGCTATGTCTGTCCATATCGTATATGACTGTGGTGTATATATACACCCTATCACACAGAGCTTAGCCCCCACCGACCGCTGCAAGCACTCAGTGACCTTATGGTTCCGAAGCTCGCCGGGCCGGCTTCCTCGTTGTGTCATTGTCTCCTCCTTAAACATCCCCAAGAGCTTCACGTCCCAACACGATCCCCCCATCCTCTTGCACGCATGTTCCATCCCTTTTTCCatgacctacagtatatgtgccaaGCCTCACAGCGGGGAAGCAAAGTTGACACCCTGGAATAGCAGCAGACGTTCATTCATCATCATTCATTGGTCTTTCATACCCCATCATCACGTCGTCGTAGTCTTGACCAGTACATTCAAAAGCTCACATTTGCACAAAAATAGATAAAACATAACTATCAagtttaatattaaaaatgtagaataatttttttttgtagctgtagttgtaaataaatgaattaatattatcgaatactgtaaattattataaaaaatattacattaatattaaaaaatatttaaattgttttaattaattaaatgtgttCGCAGTTATTTTGTATGTAataaacaaattttaaaaatgggacacgatcttaaaaaaaaaaagacagcggACAAACTACTTAAGTTGTTCACCGGCGCCATCTTGTGGTGAACTAAACAGGCCTGCGAATGACTGCCACTTCTCCCCCTTCATCGTCAGTATTAGTAAGCTAAATTGatccaaaaatgtcattttaagtgTGAACAAAGCACTACAAAGCGCTAGCGAGTCAACATCACGCTTTATTATCCGGacattgtaataataaaatcagacacaattaaaataaaatgaaaaagagCAGCGGCTAGAGGGGAACGCGTACCAGCAAAGAAATAAAACCTCAAAAGGTGCCTTTCCACATTTACCCTAGCACACAACCCTGCATGTTACATTAATAGTTCCAAAACAAGCTTTTATGTAAAGAGTGTGTGATCATttatcatataatataatactatccttatgacaataaagtacaaaaacaaatgtgttctGTAGTGTGTTGCAGGGAAGCTTGggttttaaaaatagaaaaaacacaagaagtaaatgtatacatataaaaaaaaccttaatcaaaaacacagcaaacatttttgaAGAAATTTTGCttgggcaataaaaaaaaaattaataacaaatatattttttaaaacagtggCTAGGGAAACATGCAACGGCGTACACAAGTACATTCACGGTCTTCATCCACGTGCCCTTTTCAGCACTTTCTGTAAAGAAATCATACAAATCATAATGATATTAAATCCTGTGTTAAATATAGCAGCAACGGCTGTAAGAATACGTACTATAACAGGCTTTTGCGACCACAGAaatatatttaaacaattaaaatggGAGCTACCTTAAACTGTATGTAATTTATTACATTGtctattaattcatttaaattaaACTATAACCAAAATGCATTTATGTATTAAAAGTAAATGAGTCAATTccacaaataaagaaaaatatgaaatattttttcattacttAATTTCCAGACAAAATATATTCTGAAATATTTCTTCCAAGTTGTTTATGTATTCCCTGATCGTTGCACGGTGCTAAAGCTACAGTATAATAGCTAATACTAAAACGAATTATTCTGAATGCAAAATTAAATCTGCATTTATTTCCTgaactatttgtgtttattcTTCACAGTTGCATGGTGCTATATAATTCCACCtcttaaatgttttatatcGCTAATGTGGGTGgtcattcattttgtacttGACATAAAACCATGCGTCACCATACGCGACTGTACAGTAGTAGGTCACATCGACATAACGTATTGAATGATTCAAGAGTTTGTCCACGAACCTTGTGGACAGCTTTGACGTGTCGACCCCTGATTGTAGCAGATTTCTCCTCAAAGGCTTTGGTCTTTGCCTCTTCGGCCAAATTGTTCATGAAGAGCAGAGCGAGGAGCTCAATCtatacaacacaacacagtcagatagctagatagctagCTAGCATTGTCTCACAAATATCACCAGCTATGTCAAACTTACCATTGCTTCAGTCGCCGGTCTCACGGTAGTGTTGCTCTTCATCTTcgatttgattgtattttttaactTCGGTGCCTTGTTCAGCATGTTGTAACTAGTTTGTTCAACAGGGAAAACAGACGAGTATGTTTATGGTTTCAAATAGCCCGCTTGTCGCACTTCCGGTAAGTCTTCGTCTTCGCTTTTCACTTCCGGGTTTTCTGTTGtcaccactgaactctatactactggaaggggcgtttctgctgaccgcatgaagccattggtcggccatcttgcttcacccaaaaaagcacacacatacatgtatcttgattcactacatttattgtttcggtataaaaattaacacgaattaacaaaaattcaattgaaacagagtaaatttactatacccaaatctcaaaatttccctctagTTTAattttttcctacctctattgtgtgaaattacaatgcataacaactcaattttagtgttcacaaggtatttgtaatgataaggatctacgtagtatcaaagttatatgcaacgcatacctttagaagatgatcaggaaagtcaaatattgttggaactgcattttatcGCAATCTAAGAGTCTGGcctgtcgaagttctcctcggtgaaattactacaacagagttgcgatctggctgcaggaatccacctgcatatttactacccattgctttagacgttgaacattgcagtgtggaaatctaaaggagaataaggggttATTTataactacttagatgaaaggatgcttacagatttaagtATCTAAAACTATcttaaactatttttattatttataagcatttacctacctgtgaaatgtaagtcccttctcgcgattttcacgagtatcacgatttgtgcaattaatagcagcacaagacggcatctcgaactcTTCTTAGTTGttaggctttcttgttttgggtgaaacaacatggcggcttctatcggggccattccagttatagagttcagtggttgtcaccactgatctgtataatatatctggatagctcctACGTCGCACGCCGGAGTGCAAGcagctgaagccaaagagacgccatcttactactcacatcgcGACTACTTTCTCACAGCGTACATAgtttacaaagcagatgaagaggctcgcagaacatctatattttaaattaaaaagcggggagattctcccattccttcaagtaacgcaaccttcgtcccttaaaaacgatttgatacgttattctctatcttttggctatattaaatgtacttttccccttcaaattctactctgcaccttggctcagcactcccctatagcaatgcatagttttactcctctagaaagagattttaattttaactgcatatcccatcccttttttccactaaaatccatggtcatgatcccttactttttttcttactttcatacaattctcTATgctctgtacaaaatatgaatcataaaagagacaagtttttaaatcatttatcattttgctgatttttttgtttgtgttatgaaatacaaataacctcttttctgatatagaaatatatttgaacaaaaaccacaggattaatatgtgataaccataatgtgtaataaccataaacacatagacacacacacacaggaaaaaacaacaacactgaaacaaaaccacatgctttgggtaagacaatacgttgtttgcaatctcaaacataccggtatgcatgttcagtaatattattttccagaacatatcatatgaatgaatccttttacgtcagtcattcagcagcaaaaaaaatgttgtttatccaaatgaagggtcacgccgggtcaattgtatgccaactggcttgctaactgcactgtatacaatgcctggtaagcatcatggaagcactgagattctcccattccttcaagtaacgcaaccttcgtcccttaaagaaatacatatatcatgatataacaaaaaagtacgtacattaCCTCTTAGCttttatagagctatataaacgtaccaattctggacatacatttaatcagaggaattttacacgatctaaaatatctgagagatcgacagtgcaaaacccttaaatgatcaatcataaatctacatttcaatcatacgtacacgtgaaatgttcgtccacagcctttgaactggcgatttgtgcagttaatagctgcacgtGCAGGCATCTTAAATCGAAATTTGTGTCcgatccgaattaataaaagaagttcaccacgaatgcgaAAGCTggtcgagaagtgtttcttgcgagtagcaatatggcggccgtgtggcttcacaagtcatcgccaatgagctatccagatatatcatacagatcagtggttgtCACGCGGTGTGTAATGCGCTTCGCAACCGATTCGCTTTCCAAGAATGTAGTCGAAGACCAACAGTAATAATAACCTAACGCTAAAATGTGCATTCTTTAGAATCCAAGATTTAAGCGTGTTTGAAATAAAGTAAAGCATTACCACTTTGAAACAGTAGATGGCGATGTGGGTTCTGTCACCGTATGAGCGTTGAAGAAGAAAACCCACAATGGCGGCTCCCTCTGAAGATGCAACAATTTCTTAAACTTTCAAAAATGCATGTATATTACTTTTAAgcatatttaaaatgttaagaTGACGCAGATTTGTTCACATAGCTTAGCATATGCTGTCAGACagcaaatgaataaatcatatttTCCAAGTAGCACATGACTCACTTTTATTGAATAAATAATCTGCTGTgcgaatgacaacaaaaaaccaAAGTGATGattgtggacaaaaaaaacatgaacctcTTTGACAAAG
Coding sequences within it:
- the cenpw gene encoding centromere protein W isoform X2; protein product: MPARAAINCTNRQFKGCGRTFHVYNMLNKAPKLKNTIKSKMKSNTTVRPATEAMIELLALLFMNNLAEEAKTKAFEEKSATIRGRHVKAVHKKVLKRARG
- the cenpw gene encoding centromere protein W isoform X1 — encoded protein: MPSCAAINCTNRDTRENREKGLTFHSYNMLNKAPKLKNTIKSKMKSNTTVRPATEAMIELLALLFMNNLAEEAKTKAFEEKSATIRGRHVKAVHKKVLKRARG